In Pseudomonadaceae bacterium SI-3, the sequence AATATCAACTTTTGGGCATTCATTTCGTCGGTTTACCGCCTCCAGTGACCGCCTATGGTCATGCTAAGCTTCGCTCCTTTTCAAGCGGGGTCTATCGATGAAAGCGCGCATTCAGTGGGCTGGCGAGGCAATGTTCCTTGGCGAGTCCGGCAGCGGCCATGTGGTGGTCATGGATGGTCCACCAGAAAATGGTGGACGCAATCTAGGTGTCCGTCCGATGGAAATGCTCTTGCTGGGCCTCGGCGGCTGCAGCAACTTTGATGTCGTGAGCATCCTGAAAAAGTCGCGCCAGGCTGTGGAAAGCTGTGAAGCCTTTCTTGAGGCGGAGCGCGCTGATGAGGATCCGAAGGTGTTCACAAAGATCCACCTGCGCTTCGTCGTTAAGGGACGTGGATTGAAGGACGCGCAAGTCAAGCGTGCCGTGGAACTGTCTGCCGAGAAGTACTGCTCCGCCTCGATCATGCTCGGCCGCGCGGGTGTGGAAATCAGCCATGACTATGAGATCGTCGAGCTGGGCTGACGTCCGGCGAACTTCGTCGACTCGACAATGCCGGGCGCTACCGAAGCCGGCATCTGATTAGGGCTACCGGAATGGGGCCGGGCGGCATCGACCGGCATAATGCGCGCCCCGTTTTAGCGGGGCGTTTTGCTAGAACAACTCAGCCACGATCGCAAATGCGAAGAGGTGTATGCAGTCCTACACAGATACAGGGGTATCTGACGGGCACGCTCGATCACGCGGTGCGCCGCATCGAAGAGAGTCTCCAATGGTTAAAAGCAAACTCAAGCTCCACGGGTTCAACAACCTGACCAAGTCCTTGAGCTTCAATATTTACGACATCTGCTATGCCGAAACACAGGAAGACCAGCAGGCATATGTGGAGTACATCGACGAACAGTATGACGCGCAGCGGCTAACGCAAATTCTGACTGATGTTGTAGAGATCATTGGTGCAAATATTCTGAGTATTGCGCGGCAGGATTACGAGCCGCAAGGCGCAAGCGTGACCATCCTTATCTCTGAACAACCGGTAACGCCCACCGACAGCCAGATCGAAGAGTCCCCTGGTCCGTTGCCTGAGACCATTCTGGCGCATCTGGACAAGAGTCATATCACCGTTCACACGTATCCAGAGATCCATCCGGTCGAAGGTATTGCCACCTTTCGGGTGGATATCGACGTGTCGACTTGCGGCGTTATCTCACCGCTCAAAGCCCTCAACTATCTGATTCATCGGTTCGATTCGGATATTGTCACCGTTGATTATCGGGTTCGCGGCTTTACTCGTGACGTCGAAGGCAAGAAGCACTTCATCGACCACGAAATAAACTCGATTCAGAACTATCTATCCGAAGACACCCGATCGGCCTATCAGATGACCGATGTGAACGTGTATCAAGAGAACCTCTTCCACACCAAGATGCTGTTGAAAGACTTCGAACTGGAGAGTTATCTATTCGGGGACGCCACTTGCAATCTTTCGCCAGAACAACGTGGAGAGGTGGAGGAACGTCTGCGCCATGAAATGCTGGAGATTTTCTATGCGCGCAATATGCCGAGCTAAGACAACGGTCTTCTGAAAGAAGAAGGGCGCCATGTAGGCGCCCTCTTCGTTAGGATCGGGTCAGATCCGGTAGGTGGTTTTAGTCATCACCTTAGCCATCAGGCTCATGCCGAACTTCACTGGCGCTGGGAAGCGCAAGCCCCCGGCATCCAGAGCGGCGGTCGAGTGCTGCGCTTCGTCCGTGCGCATCTGTTCGAGTATTGCCCGGGACTTCTCGTCGTCTTGTGGAATCTGCTCGAGATGTTCATCCAGATGTTTGCAGACTTGATCCTCGGTGGCCGCGACGAAGCCCAGGCTGATCCGGTCGCTGATCAGGCCAGCGGATGCACCGATGCCGAACGACAATCCGTAAAAAAGCGGATTCAGAACACTGGTGTGACTGCCCAACTGGTGAATACGCTGTTCACACCAGGCCAGGTGGTCGATTTCTTCAGCTGCAGCTCGCTCCATCGCCTCCCGTACTCTCGGCAACCGTGCCGTCAGTGCCTGCCCCTGATATAGGGCCTGCGCGCAGACCTCACCGGTGTGATTGATGCGCATCAGGCCGGCAACGTGACGCGCTTGGCTGTCGCTCAGCTCGGCCTCGTTCTTTAATACGGCGGGAGTCGGTCGCTGAGGTTGGCCGCTGAACGGCAGCAGCGTCCGTAACGCGGCATCGGCCTGCAGCAGCAGACGGTCGGCAGGTGAGTATTGGCGTTGGTTGGGCATGTCGCCTCCAGATGATTCGGAGCAGGCGTGGACAGTGGGTGGTGCGTTTGGATAGCGAGTGTTCAGCCGGGGGGCCAATGCATCTGACGCTGGCCGAGCACATGCATATGTATGTGATGGACCGTCTGACCGCCAAGGTCGTTGCAGTTCATGACAACCCGAAAGCCTTCCTGGCAGCCCTGCTCTTCAGCGAGACGCTGCGCGGTAAAAAGAATATGCCCAGCAAGGATCTTGTCGTCGTCTTCGCTTAGATCATGCAGGGTCGCGATATGTTTTTTCGGAATTACCAAGAAATGTACCGGCGCCTGGGGCGCGATGTCATTGAAGGCGATAACCTGTTCGTCTTCATAGATCTTCTGCGCAGGGATAGCCCCGGCCACGATCTTGCAAAATAGACAATCCACGGCGTTTCTCCAGAATTGATCAGAAAGCAGTGTAACAGGCGATTTTCGGACTGGTCAGCTGGCACGGAGCATAGCGAATGAAGAATGATATCCACGACTTGGCTCTGGTGCTCGAATCAAGGCTGCGATTGGTGCTGATCGAGTCCTGGGACGAGCGTCGGGTGCTCGAAACCCTGAGCGGATTGGCTGTGAACCGGGGTATGACGCTGCATGTTTGGTCCGTGACGGAAGGCTTGCGGCATCTCGCGTTCGGTGGCGAGGCGCTGGATGCCGGCGAAAGCTGTTCAGCTGAGGTTGCATTGAGACGGGTCAAGCACGATCCCCTTGGCAATCTGTATGTGTTCTGCGATCTACATCCGTTTCTCGATGAGCCACGTTCGGTGCGTTTGTTGAAGGAAATCGCGATGGCGCAAGGGCCTTCTGCGCCCACGCTTGTGCTGGTTTCCCATGCCCTCAAGTTACCTCTGGAGGTTCAGCGCTACGCGGCTCGATTCAGTCTCACCCTGCCGTCCGAGGAGGAGCTGCTGAGCATCGTTCGGGATGAAGCGACCGTCTGGAGCAAGCGTAATCGAGGCGCCCGCGTACGTACCGACAATCGCACTCTGCAGCAGGTCGTGAAGAATTTGCGTGGGCTCAGTCATGCCGAAGCTCGCAGCTTGGCGCACAGCCTGATCTGCGACGACGGCGCGATCACACAGGAAGATCTGCCGGAGCTCAATCGCAAGAAATTTGAGTTGTTGGACATGGAAGGCGTGCTCGGCTTCGAATACGAAACAGAGCGTTTCGCTGATGTTGGAGGGCTGCAGAACCTTAAGCGATGGCTGGTGCAACGTCAGGCTGCCTTTGTGGCAGGCAGCGGATCGGATAGGCCGCGCGGGGTGATGCTTGTCGGCGTGCAGGGTGGTGGTAAGAGCATGGCAGCCAAGGCGGTCGCTGGGCTTTGGGGATTGCCACTGCTGCGCCTGGATTTTGCTTGCCTGTACAACAAGTTCTTCGGTGAAACCGAGCGCAATCTGCGTGAGGCGCTAAAACTGGCCGAACAGATGGCGCCTTGCGTGTTATGGATGGACGAGTTGGAGAAGGGGCTCGCGACGGGCGAGATGGATGGCGGCGTCAGTCAGCGAGTCCTAGGCACCCTGCTGACCTGGATGGCTGAGCGTGAAGCGCCGGTGTTTATGGTTGCGACTGCCAATTCGGTGGATCGGCTTCCGCCAGAACTGCTGCGCAAAGGCCGCTTTGACGAGCTGTTCTTCGTCGACCTGCCCGATGCATCAACGCGGGCTCAGATCTTTCGAATTCATCTGGCACGGCGTGAGTTGAAAGCCGATCAGTTCGATCTGGAAGCACTTGCGGTGGCCTGTGATGGTTTCTCCGGTGCGGAGATCGAACAGGTGGTGGTATCGGCCGTCTATGCTGGTCAGGCCCAATCTCGCGAACCGGATCAGGACATGCTTCTGCACTGCGTCCGGGCGACCGCACCGCTTTCGGTGGTGATGGCTGAAAAGCTGGACGAGCTTCGTGGTTGGGCTTCGGGGCGAGCCGTGCTGGCCTGACTGGCGTGCTGCTCCCAATGAGCGCTACAGCTTACTGGTAGGTTGGCAAGACGATGGCGGCCAGGACGCCGATCACAGGCACAAGCAGCCAGAGCGCCGCGAGAATTTTTACCGCCCGGCTATTCGGTGGTTGTGGCGGGCCGAAGCGATTCACACCAGGGTTGCCGGGCATCAGCAATACCACCAGTGGCAAGACGGTGCCAATGATCGGCACCAGATAGAGCAACATAAGCCAGCCGGACCAACCCAGGTCATGCAAACGCTGCACGCCAATCTGAATACTTACGAGCAGGAAGCCGATGCCGAATACGCCGGTAAGAATCACACCGAGCACGACTGAGGCGGCGGACATCATTCCTGCTACTAACATTAGGCCCAGCGCCGCAGCCGTCAGCGCCATTGTCCAGGCCAGATAGCGCAACCGGCCAATTCTGCCTTGTGTTGTAAATACTTTTAGCTCGCCGTACTCCGCAGTCGGGGTGCCCACTTCAGCGCGGGGCGGAGCGTACGGATGCGCAGCGCTGTTACGTTGCGCTGGCGTTTCGCCCAGCTGTGCCTGGCGTGCCAGGTACTTCTGGATAACGATGCCGCAGCTGTGGCATTCGATAGCGGCTGGCTGAGTGTGGCCGCATTTGGGGCAGTCCATCTGCTCACTGGCGATAGGGACCTCGCTCGAAGGTGCCGGCGCATAGTCAGCGATTGTGAGCGTCAGACCTTTTGCTGCTTCGGGTTCCTTGCGTGCCTGGATGCCGGCACGCTGCAGCGCTTGCACGTATCGGTCAGCTTCCGGAGCGTTCAGGTTACGCTTGATATGTACTGAGCCACGACCAAACAGGCGCTCGACTTTGTCGGCGTCGCTTTTAAAGAGTCGGGTCAGGTTGCTCTTGGCCGTATCGAGCGATACGCCCGGTACAAGTTCACCGTCGAAAACGATTCGGAATTGATCAGTGCTCATCCAGCGTCCCTGTTGCCGGTTTTCGCGCAAGCCTAAATGGCGGGTGAACGGCCAACAAGTGTCGCCATTCAGAGTTGCACGAGGCTTGTGGCAATTGAGAGATGCGTCACGGTTGGCGCAGCCAGCGATGCGACAGCTGCGCTGCGTGATCGTGGGCGGCACGGTATTCCCGATCCAGCCGGGCAATCAGTTCTCCACTGGTCGGCAGGTCTCGTATTTCCCCCACGCCCTGGCCCGCCGACCACACGGTTTTCCATGCTTTGGCCTCATCGCTGACAGGCTTGAGCTTTTCTGCATAATTCATTTCGCCTTTGTTTTTCAGGCGCTCCTCGTCGTAGCCGGCTTGCTGCAGGCTTTGACGCAGGAAGCTAGCAGGTACGCCTGAAACCGCTGCGGTGTGAATGATGTCCGCAGCATGTGCCTGCAGAAGCATCTGCTTGTATTCATCCGAAGCCTGGCTTTCGCGGGTGGCAATGAAGCGCGTCCCCATATAGGCCAGGTCCGCGCCGAGGAGCTGCGCCGCGAGTATCTCGTGGCCATGGTTGAGGCAGCCGGAGAGCAGCAGTGTTTTGTCGAAGAACTGGCGAATTTCTGCCACCAAGGCAAAGGGGCTCCAAGTGCCGGCATGCCCGCCTGCGCCTGCTGCCACCGCTATCAGACCATCAACCCCAGCATCAGCAGCTTTCTCAGCATGGCGCCGCGTGGTGACATCATGAAAAACCAGCCCGCCGTAGCTGTGAACGGCGTCCACCACTTCTTTCACGGCGCCGAGACTGGTAATGACAATCGGCACCCGCTGCTCCACGCATATTGAAAGATCAGCCTGGAGCCGAGGATTGCTGTGATGCACGATCAGATTGACCGCATACGGCGCAGGTTTATGGGCACCCGACAGGTGCTGGTCTATCTCCTGTAGCCAATCACGGAAACCGCTGCTTTCTCGCTGATTCAGTGCAGGAAAGCTGCCGACCACACCGCTGGAGCAACATGCTGCTACCAGTGCAGGGTTTGATACCAGGAACATGGGAGCGGCAACCAATGGCAGGCGAAGGCGCTCTTCGAGGAGTGCTGGCAATGACATGGCGGATTCCTTGAGTCGGTTTCAGAATGGTTTGATGACGACCAGAATGACGATAGCCAGTAGCAGCAATACCGGAAACTCATTGAACCAGCGGTAGAACACATGGCTGCGAGTGTTTTCGTCGCGTGCGAATCGTTTTAGCTGAGCGCCACACATATGGTGATAGCCGATCAGCAGGACAACCAGTGCGAGCTTGGCGTGTAGCCACCCTCCGCTGAACAGCGCAGGGTTAAGCGCAATCATGCCTATGCCAAAAGCCAGCGTGGCGACCATCGAGGGAATCATAATGCCGCGATAGAGTTTGCGTTCCATGACCTGGAACCGCTCTCGACTGATCGCGTCCTCGCTCATGGCGTGATAAACGAACAATCTCGGCAGATAGAACAGCCCCGCGAACCAGCAGACGATTGCAACGATGTGCAGGGCTTTCAGCCAGAGATAGAGCATTCGGAAGTTCCTTCGGTTCAGAGTCAGCTCGATAGTAGTGGCTTGAGGGCCCGCGCGTCATCTCGGTGGTTGGCCCTGAGCGCAGGCGCCTTTATCATCAGCGTTCTTTATCGTTCCACTGCGAGAGGCAGCTCATGGTCAAGGTCGGAATCGTTGGCGGCACAGGCTACACCGGGGTCGAGTTGCTGCGTCTGCTAGCCCAGCACCCCCAGGCGGAAGTGGCTGTGATCACCTCCCGCTCCGAAAACGGGGTCAAGGTGACGGATATGTATCCGAATCTCCGAGGCCATTACGACGAGCTGGCCTTCAGTGTGCCCGACACCGCAACGCTAGGCGCCTGCGATGTGGTCTTCTTCGCCACTCCCCATGGCGTGGCCCATGCCCTAGCGGGGGAGCTGTTGGATGCCGGTACTCGGGTTATCGACCTCTCCGCGGACTTCCGCCTGCAAGATGCGGATGAGTGGGCCAAGTGGTATGGCCAGCCACATGTGGCGCCTGACCTGCTGCCCGAAGCGGTTTACGGGCTGCCGGAAGTGAACCGTGAACAGATCAAGGGGGCGCGCCTGATTGCTGTGCCCGGTTGCTATCCCACGGCAACCCAGCTCGGCTACCTACCGTTGCTGGAGCGTGGCCTGGCCGATACGTCTCGGCTAATAGCCGACTGTAAGTCGGGCGTCAGCGGCGCCGGAAGAGCAGCGAAGATCGGCTCGTTGTTCACTGAGGCGGGCGAAAGCATGATGGCCTACGCCGTCAAAGGTCACCGTCATCTGCCAGAGATCGCCCAAGGGCTGCGACGTGCCGCCGGGGGTAATGTGGGGTTGACCTTCGTTCCTCATTTGACGCCGATGATCCGCGGCATTCATGCCACTTTGTACGCGACGGTTGCCGACACCTCGGTGGATCTGCAAGCGCTTTACGAACAACGTTACGCTAGCGAGCCGTTTGTCGATGTGATGCCTGCAGGCAGTCATCCGGAGACGCGCAGTGTTCGCGGTGCCAACGTATGCCGTATCGCAATCCATCGCCCTCAAGATGGAGATCTGGTGGTCGTGCTGTCGGTCATCGATAACCTTGTTAAAGGCGCGTCCGGTCAGGCGCTGCAGAACATGAACATTATCTTCGGGCTGGATGAGCGGCTCGGCCTAGGCAATGCGGCTTTGCTGCCCTGAACTGGCCGTCAGTGAAATCGCTTTAGATCAGAGTCGTATCGGTCCGTGATCGATGAATAGTTGACCAATTTTGTAGGACAAGCCGATAATGCGGCGTCAAGCAGTAACGTGCGTTCACGCGCCAGGAGAACCAAATGAGTGTCGAATCCTTCACGCCCACCGCGATCCAGTTTAGTCAGGGCGCCGCGAGCAAGGTGAAGAGTCTGGTCGATGAAGAGGGCAATCCGCGGCTGAAGCTGCGTGTCTTCGTCACCGGCGGCGGTTGCTCTGGTTTTCAGTATGGTTTTACGTTCGATGAGGAGCTCGCGGAAGACGACACCATCATTGAGCGTGAGGGTGTGAGCTTGGTGGTGGACCCGATGAGCTACCAGTACTTGGCTGGTGCTGAAGTCGACTATCAGGAAGGCTTGGAGGGTTCACGCTTCATCATCAAAAACCCGAACGCTACGACAACCTGCGGTTGCGGCCAGTCATTCTCGATCTAAGTTCTCTTGCAGCAAAGAGACACCGTGCCTTGGCACGGTGTTTTTGTTTCTGAGCCAGGATGGTGGCGGACTGGTAAGACCGTGCGACGCGAACAGCTCATGCAGGGTAGATGGCGCCAAGGATTCGAAGCCCGCGAGCGCCTGTCACGCTTGGACGGTTGGCGGCGATACCCTCTATGCAGCAATGCGCTAACCAGGCGAATGCCATGGCTTCTAGCCAGTCCGGTTCTACTCCGTAGCTCGTGGTGCTCGCCAGCTCGCATGTTGGCAGCAATGCTCGCAGTCTTTGCATCAGAGCCGTGTTGTGTGCACCGCCGCCGCAGACCAGCACATCCTCTGCGTCAGGTTGGGCCGCCATGAGCGATTCGCTGATGCTGCGGGCAGTCAGTTCGAGCAGCGTAGCCTGGACATCTTCAGGAGCGAGGTCGGGGAAAGATGCGAGGTGGGTGTCCAGCCAGGGCAGGTTGAATAGTTCCCGTCCGGTGCTCTTTGGGCCATGAGTAGAGAAGAACTTGTCACTTAACAGTAGCGTCAGCAACTGGTGATTGACATGGCCGCTGGATGCCCAGTTTCCGTCGCGATCATAGGGTTGCCCCTGGTGGCGATGTATCCAAGCGTCGAGCAGCACGTTGCCTGGGCCGCAGTCGAAACCGCGTGTCGGCGTCCCAGACTGTAGCAAGCTGACGTTGCTGAACCCGCCAATATTGAGCACCGCTCTGATCCGTTTTGCGTCGCTGAACATGGTTTCGTGGAAGGCGGGTACCAGCGGTGCGCCCTGGCCACCGGCTGCAATGTCACGCCGACGAAAATCAGTCACAACGCTGATGCCGGTTAGTTCTGCGAGTAGAGAAGGGTGTCCGATCTGGATAGAGAAGCCGCGTTGCGGCTCGTGCCGCACGGTCTGCCCATGGCTGCCGATCGCACGGATGGCTGAGGGGGCGAACTGCGCTTTGTGTAGCAGTTGGTGTACCCCGGCGCTTGCGAGTTCGGCCCAAGCCTGTTCAGCAATGGCTGCCCGAGCTAGTTCGTCAGAAGCGGACGTACACAGATCGAGCAGATCCTGTTTGAGCTGCCCAGGCATAGGCTCGTAATGTGTCTCCAGCAGGGTCGTTCGTTGACCCTGCTCAATCAGAACGAAGTCAAGGCCATCCAGACTGGTACCTGACATGACCCCGATGTAGAACGACATCTACTCGCTCTTCATTGCCAGCATGGTTGCGCGCTCGTCGTCCATGCGCGCCATAAGGGGATTGCTGAGCTGCAGGAAGCGCTGTTTTTCGTTCTTCGCAATGGGGTCTGCCATTGGCAATTTTAGGCCCAGCGGATCGACATGCACGCCATCGACCTGGAATTCATAATGCAGGTGCGGGCCGGTCGACAGGCCGGTCGTACCGATATAGCCGATGATTTGGCCCTGTTTGACCGAGGAACCGTTGCGTACGCCTTTGGCAAATCCCTGCATGTGGGCATAAAGCGTGCGGTAACGATTACCGTGTTGAATGACCACGGTGTTGCCGTACCCTCCTTTACGGCCCGCGAGAAGCACTTTGCCGTCTCCGGCACTCTTGATGGGCGTGCCGCGGGCTGCGGCGTAGTCCACACCTTTGTGCGCGCGGATCTTGTTCAGGATGGGGTGTTTGCGACCGTTGGAGAAGCGTGAGCTGATGCGCGCGAAGTCCACAGGCGTACGAATGAAAGCCTTGCGCATGCTTTGGCCGTCAGCGGTGTAATAGCTGCTATTGCCCTGCTTGTTGGTGTAGCGGACAGCTGTATAGCTCTTGCCGCGATTGGTAAAGCGGGCCGCGAGAATGTTGCCTGTTCCTACCCGGTCGCCGGCAACAGTTTTTTGCTCGTATATCACCTCGAATGAATCGCCTTTACGTATGTCCATGGCGAAATCGATGTCGTATCCGAACACGTTGGCCAGATCCATCGTCAAGTTGTGACTGAGTCCTGCGCGCTTCGCAGCTAGGAACAAGCTGCTCTCTATGCGGCCATAGGCGTAAGCAGTACTCACGTCCGGCTTGAGCTGTTCCTTCTTGAATACGTAGCTGGTGCCAGATCGCTCCAGTTGCACGCTTTCCAGCTTGTTCAACTGGCTGCGTAGCTGGGCTAGGTTGCCCTGGTCATCCAGTTCAAATTCTAGGCGCTGGCCAACCTTCAGGCGAGCAAATTGCTTTGCCTCTTTGCTGCTGGCCAAGACGTCGTGAACTGTTGCTTGAGGAAGACCAACCTTTGCAAATACCGTCGACAGCGTATCCCCGTTCGCCACGACCACTTCTTTCGACAGAGGTGTAGCCGCTTCGGCGTCTTCCTGCTGCAACGACTGAAGGTCAGGTTCGCCAGGGGTTTCGGTCCGAGTGAAGGGGGACTCAACCGAAAGGCTAACAAGAGGTTCTTCGCTTGCGGTCTCAAGTTCTGCGGCGGTATCGAGACGCAGATCGAGAAAGGTTTTCTTGGCTTCGACTTCGCGGGATGGGAATACAAGAAGTGCCAGGCTCAGAAGCGCAGCTATACCGCTTGCAGCCAGGAGATGGCTCTTCGGGTAGAGGGGGGCTTTCGATTTTGAATAGGTCATTAGAAAGTCTGGAATGTCTGGCGATATTTTGTACAGAGAAAATATTTGCCTAAAGTATAAGCAAAGTGCTGTCGAGGCAACCCTTGAATCTACCGGCCGCGGGCTGGTTCGCGTTCGACGACGTTGAATTTTCCGGGGGTTCTTGTAAGGTTTACCGCCTTATTTCCTGGCGTGGGGCCTCCAATGAAGTCGGTTCAAGAGCAGTTGTCGGTGATCAAGCGGGGCGCTGACGAAGTGCTCGTCGAGGCAGAACTGGTTAACAAGCTGGAGCGCGGCCTGCCGCTTCGAATCAAGGCCGGCTTCGATCCAACTGCGCCGGATCTGCATCTCGGCCATACCGTGCTTATAAATAAGCTGCGCCAGTTTCAGGATCTCGGGCACCAGGTGGTCTTCCTTATAGGGGATTTCACCGGGATGATCGGCGACCCAAGCGGCAAGAGCGCAACGCGTCCTCCTCTGACGCGTGATCAGGTGCTGGAGAACGCAGAAACCTATAAAAGTCAGGTGTTCAAAATTCTTGATCCTGCCAAGACCGAGGTGGCCTTCAATTCCTCTTGGATGGATGGTTTGACGCCGTCCGACTTTATTCGTTTGGCATCGCAGTACACCGTGGCTCGTATGTTGGAAAGAGACGATTTCAGTAAGCGCTACTCGACCAACCAACCTATTGCTATCCACGAGTTTCTCTATCCATTGGTCCAGGGTTACGACTCCGTTGCGTTACGGGCGGATGTCGAGTTGGGTGGGACAGATCAGAAGTTCAATCTGTTAATGGGGCGCGAGCTCCAGCGCTCTTATGGGCAGGAGTCTCAATGCATCGTCACCATGCCGCTTCTAGAGGGTTTGGATGGCGTGAAGAAAATGTCGAAATCGTTGGGTAACTATGTGGGGATCCAGGAAGCGCCGGGCGTCATGTATAGCAAGTTGGTGTCGATTCCGGATGCGCTGATGTGGCGGTATTTCGAGTTGTTGAGCTTCCGAGACCTGGCGGAAATCGACGAGTATCGGGCCGATGTGTCGCGCGGCGCGAATCCTCGCGACATCAAGATCAAGCTTGCGGAAGAGATTGTTGCTCGCTTTCATGGCGACGAGGCCGCTGCGACAGCTCATCGCTCTGCTGGCAACAGAATGAAAGAGGGTGAGTTGCCGGAAGATATTCCTGAGATCAGTCTGTGTTCTACAGAAGATATGCCAATCGCCTCGGTCTTGAACCGGGCAGGCCTAGTCAAGAATGCGGCCGTGGCTCGTGATCTGTTGGCTTCGGGTGGGGTGCGGGTTGATGGGCAGGTTGTTGATCGGTCGTTTCTCTTCTGCGTTGGCTCAGTGCACGTCTGCCAGGCAGGGAAAAAAGCTTTCGGCCGTGTTTCGCTTAAGCCGGAAGAAAACAACGGTTGACGTGAGTTTCTGGGTGCCTATAATGCGCACCTTCTCCGGCGCAGGTCTTTAGCGAAACCTCTTGTAAATCAAGAAGTTAGCGAAAATAAAGGGTTGCACGGATGGCGAATTCGAGTAGAATGCGCCGGGCTGGCAGGGTGGTGGTTGAGTCCTGTTGGTGGCTTCGGTCAGGTTGATCGGAAGCGGTTGAAGGAGGTGGTTGACAGCGGTTTTATACGCTGTATGATTCGCCTCCCGCTGACGAGAGACGCTAGGTTGATCGGAAGCGCAAGCGGTTGAGAAGAAAGAAAAACTTCTTCAAAAACAGCTTGACGGGACACAAGGCTGCTGTAGAATGCGCGGCCTCGGTTGAGACGAAAGACTTGATCGAAACGCTCTTTAACAACTGAATCAAGCAATTCGTGTGGGTGCTTGTGAGGTAAGACTGGTAGTCAGCAAGATTATCAGCATCACAAATG encodes:
- a CDS encoding ATPase; its protein translation is MKNDIHDLALVLESRLRLVLIESWDERRVLETLSGLAVNRGMTLHVWSVTEGLRHLAFGGEALDAGESCSAEVALRRVKHDPLGNLYVFCDLHPFLDEPRSVRLLKEIAMAQGPSAPTLVLVSHALKLPLEVQRYAARFSLTLPSEEELLSIVRDEATVWSKRNRGARVRTDNRTLQQVVKNLRGLSHAEARSLAHSLICDDGAITQEDLPELNRKKFELLDMEGVLGFEYETERFADVGGLQNLKRWLVQRQAAFVAGSGSDRPRGVMLVGVQGGGKSMAAKAVAGLWGLPLLRLDFACLYNKFFGETERNLREALKLAEQMAPCVLWMDELEKGLATGEMDGGVSQRVLGTLLTWMAEREAPVFMVATANSVDRLPPELLRKGRFDELFFVDLPDASTRAQIFRIHLARRELKADQFDLEALAVACDGFSGAEIEQVVVSAVYAGQAQSREPDQDMLLHCVRATAPLSVVMAEKLDELRGWASGRAVLA
- a CDS encoding DUF805 domain-containing protein produces the protein MSTDQFRIVFDGELVPGVSLDTAKSNLTRLFKSDADKVERLFGRGSVHIKRNLNAPEADRYVQALQRAGIQARKEPEAAKGLTLTIADYAPAPSSEVPIASEQMDCPKCGHTQPAAIECHSCGIVIQKYLARQAQLGETPAQRNSAAHPYAPPRAEVGTPTAEYGELKVFTTQGRIGRLRYLAWTMALTAAALGLMLVAGMMSAASVVLGVILTGVFGIGFLLVSIQIGVQRLHDLGWSGWLMLLYLVPIIGTVLPLVVLLMPGNPGVNRFGPPQPPNSRAVKILAALWLLVPVIGVLAAIVLPTYQ
- a CDS encoding protoporphyrinogen oxidase HemJ encodes the protein MLYLWLKALHIVAIVCWFAGLFYLPRLFVYHAMSEDAISRERFQVMERKLYRGIMIPSMVATLAFGIGMIALNPALFSGGWLHAKLALVVLLIGYHHMCGAQLKRFARDENTRSHVFYRWFNEFPVLLLLAIVILVVIKPF
- a CDS encoding N-acetyl-gamma-glutamyl-phosphate reductase translates to MVKVGIVGGTGYTGVELLRLLAQHPQAEVAVITSRSENGVKVTDMYPNLRGHYDELAFSVPDTATLGACDVVFFATPHGVAHALAGELLDAGTRVIDLSADFRLQDADEWAKWYGQPHVAPDLLPEAVYGLPEVNREQIKGARLIAVPGCYPTATQLGYLPLLERGLADTSRLIADCKSGVSGAGRAAKIGSLFTEAGESMMAYAVKGHRHLPEIAQGLRRAAGGNVGLTFVPHLTPMIRGIHATLYATVADTSVDLQALYEQRYASEPFVDVMPAGSHPETRSVRGANVCRIAIHRPQDGDLVVVLSVIDNLVKGASGQALQNMNIIFGLDERLGLGNAALLP
- a CDS encoding demethoxyubiquinone hydroxylase family protein; translated protein: MPNQRQYSPADRLLLQADAALRTLLPFSGQPQRPTPAVLKNEAELSDSQARHVAGLMRINHTGEVCAQALYQGQALTARLPRVREAMERAAAEEIDHLAWCEQRIHQLGSHTSVLNPLFYGLSFGIGASAGLISDRISLGFVAATEDQVCKHLDEHLEQIPQDDEKSRAILEQMRTDEAQHSTAALDAGGLRFPAPVKFGMSLMAKVMTKTTYRI
- a CDS encoding histidine triad nucleotide-binding protein; the protein is MDCLFCKIVAGAIPAQKIYEDEQVIAFNDIAPQAPVHFLVIPKKHIATLHDLSEDDDKILAGHILFTAQRLAEEQGCQEGFRVVMNCNDLGGQTVHHIHMHVLGQRQMHWPPG
- a CDS encoding 2-nitropropane dioxygenase, giving the protein MSLPALLEERLRLPLVAAPMFLVSNPALVAACCSSGVVGSFPALNQRESSGFRDWLQEIDQHLSGAHKPAPYAVNLIVHHSNPRLQADLSICVEQRVPIVITSLGAVKEVVDAVHSYGGLVFHDVTTRRHAEKAADAGVDGLIAVAAGAGGHAGTWSPFALVAEIRQFFDKTLLLSGCLNHGHEILAAQLLGADLAYMGTRFIATRESQASDEYKQMLLQAHAADIIHTAAVSGVPASFLRQSLQQAGYDEERLKNKGEMNYAEKLKPVSDEAKAWKTVWSAGQGVGEIRDLPTSGELIARLDREYRAAHDHAAQLSHRWLRQP
- a CDS encoding iron-sulfur cluster insertion protein ErpA → MSVESFTPTAIQFSQGAASKVKSLVDEEGNPRLKLRVFVTGGGCSGFQYGFTFDEELAEDDTIIEREGVSLVVDPMSYQYLAGAEVDYQEGLEGSRFIIKNPNATTTCGCGQSFSI
- the speD gene encoding adenosylmethionine decarboxylase, producing MVKSKLKLHGFNNLTKSLSFNIYDICYAETQEDQQAYVEYIDEQYDAQRLTQILTDVVEIIGANILSIARQDYEPQGASVTILISEQPVTPTDSQIEESPGPLPETILAHLDKSHITVHTYPEIHPVEGIATFRVDIDVSTCGVISPLKALNYLIHRFDSDIVTVDYRVRGFTRDVEGKKHFIDHEINSIQNYLSEDTRSAYQMTDVNVYQENLFHTKMLLKDFELESYLFGDATCNLSPEQRGEVEERLRHEMLEIFYARNMPS
- a CDS encoding OsmC family protein, with the translated sequence MKARIQWAGEAMFLGESGSGHVVVMDGPPENGGRNLGVRPMEMLLLGLGGCSNFDVVSILKKSRQAVESCEAFLEAERADEDPKVFTKIHLRFVVKGRGLKDAQVKRAVELSAEKYCSASIMLGRAGVEISHDYEIVELG